In Mastigocladopsis repens PCC 10914, a single window of DNA contains:
- a CDS encoding ABC transporter permease, with product MTKNFSRVKSYRTVSVWEILSMAIEALWRNKLRTGLTMLGVIIGISSVIAITSVGQGVQKGVEQQIQALGTDVLQVMAGAARSGNISQGLGSTSTLTWEDAQAIAQQAPSAQVVSAYLQQTAQVVYGSENTSTTIYGTDLNYPEARNTHPQEGRFFNQEELDTAKQVAVLGPTVQRTLFKGEVDAIGKKIRIRGEAYEVIGVMEPKGSQGPRDRDDQVFIPLTSMSARLVGNNALTGVSVNGILIKGSNQQQLEAAQFQVSNILRLRHNIYSPEADDFRITNQADIVSTFTNVVGLFTIMVVAIAGISLLVGGIGIANIMLVSVVERTREIGIRKAVGATYSAILNQFLAEAVVISTMGGGIGMGTGIVIAAAAATVFKFPFVVSFVSIIVGFGLSFMVGLLAGVIPARNAAKLDPIAALRSE from the coding sequence ATGACTAAGAATTTTTCGCGGGTTAAAAGTTACCGCACAGTGTCAGTGTGGGAAATTTTATCAATGGCGATAGAGGCACTGTGGAGGAACAAATTACGCACCGGACTGACTATGTTAGGTGTGATTATCGGGATTTCCTCAGTCATTGCTATTACCTCTGTTGGTCAGGGTGTCCAAAAAGGCGTCGAGCAACAGATACAAGCGTTGGGTACGGATGTTCTGCAAGTCATGGCTGGAGCCGCAAGAAGCGGGAATATTAGTCAGGGATTGGGTTCTACTAGCACCTTAACTTGGGAGGATGCTCAGGCGATCGCACAGCAAGCGCCGTCTGCTCAGGTTGTTTCTGCTTACCTCCAACAGACGGCACAAGTCGTTTATGGCTCAGAGAACACATCAACAACAATTTACGGCACAGATTTAAACTACCCAGAAGCGAGAAATACCCACCCTCAAGAGGGGAGATTCTTTAATCAAGAAGAGTTGGATACTGCTAAACAAGTTGCTGTTTTGGGTCCCACAGTTCAAAGGACACTGTTTAAAGGGGAAGTTGATGCCATAGGTAAGAAAATTCGGATTCGGGGGGAGGCTTACGAAGTGATTGGGGTGATGGAGCCGAAAGGTTCCCAAGGACCAAGGGATCGAGATGACCAAGTTTTCATCCCTCTGACCAGTATGTCTGCCAGACTTGTGGGCAACAATGCCTTGACAGGAGTTTCCGTGAATGGAATTTTGATCAAAGGCAGCAATCAGCAGCAATTAGAAGCGGCTCAGTTTCAAGTGAGCAATATCTTGCGCCTGCGTCACAATATCTATTCACCAGAAGCTGATGATTTCAGAATCACCAACCAAGCTGATATTGTCAGCACTTTCACCAATGTCGTTGGTTTATTTACAATCATGGTGGTGGCAATTGCTGGGATTTCATTATTAGTTGGGGGAATTGGCATTGCCAATATTATGCTGGTTTCTGTTGTGGAGCGAACGCGAGAAATCGGGATTCGCAAAGCAGTAGGAGCAACTTATTCAGCTATTCTCAACCAATTTTTAGCGGAAGCGGTTGTGATATCCACCATGGGAGGCGGCATTGGTATGGGAACTGGGATTGTGATTGCCGCTGCTGCTGCTACTGTGTTCAAGTTTCCCTTTGTCGTTTCTTTTGTGTCAATCATCGTCGGTTTTGGACTCTCGTTTATGGTAGGGCTACTCGCTGGGGTGATTCCAGCAAGGAACGCAGCAAAATTAGATCCAATTGCTGCTTTACGCAGTGAGTGA
- a CDS encoding efflux RND transporter periplasmic adaptor subunit, whose translation MTVDKSHPVDARHLFVNLKKKGWTRWLPFLIIFAVLGGVGYIVYRQLVVVPIQEAKRSVLTHPVERQSLSITLSANGTVKPERSINVSPKNSGKLKRLLVKEGETVKQGQILAYMDDSNLQGELIQAQGQVAEAEANLQKSIAGNRPQEISESQAQLDEAQASLQKAIVGNRPQDIAQAQARLTSAQASLSKAEDDFRRNQELYKDGAVSLQTLNQKRADRDSAQAEVTEAQQALALQKAGSRQEDIEQARAVARQRQQALALLKAGSRQEDINAQRAKVTSARGSLKSIQTQINDAIIRAPFDGVVTKKFADPGSFVTPTTSASSVSSAVSSSILSLASTNQVVANVAEANIAKINLGQKVVIKADAYPGKTFEGRVNQIAAEATVEQNVTSFEVKVSIISDSQNLLRSGMNVEAEFQVGQLKNAIVVPNAAVVRQQNVTGVFVAEADNKPPVFTPIKIGVTVNNKTEVLSGLKGNEKVLLSFPPGSRPQSRPRGGILPGMPGGRSSSPGSTPGGTPGGTPGGAPSGGGAPGGAPPLN comes from the coding sequence ATGACAGTTGATAAATCACATCCTGTAGATGCGAGGCATCTATTTGTAAATTTAAAGAAAAAGGGTTGGACTCGTTGGTTGCCTTTTCTCATTATCTTTGCGGTTTTGGGTGGAGTTGGCTATATCGTTTATCGTCAATTAGTCGTTGTTCCCATTCAGGAAGCAAAACGTTCTGTTCTGACACATCCTGTAGAGAGGCAGAGTTTATCGATAACGCTGTCGGCAAATGGAACTGTTAAGCCAGAAAGGTCGATTAACGTTAGCCCCAAGAACTCAGGTAAACTTAAAAGATTGCTGGTGAAGGAAGGAGAGACTGTCAAACAGGGTCAGATTCTGGCTTACATGGATGACTCAAATCTTCAAGGGGAACTGATTCAAGCACAAGGACAAGTGGCAGAAGCTGAGGCTAATTTGCAAAAGTCGATAGCAGGGAATCGTCCTCAGGAGATTTCTGAATCGCAGGCGCAATTGGATGAAGCTCAAGCGAGTCTGCAAAAAGCGATTGTAGGAAATCGTCCTCAAGATATTGCCCAGGCTCAAGCACGCTTAACAAGCGCTCAAGCTTCCTTGAGCAAAGCGGAAGATGATTTTCGCCGCAATCAGGAACTTTATAAAGATGGGGCTGTTTCCCTTCAGACCTTGAACCAAAAACGCGCCGACCGTGACAGCGCTCAAGCTGAGGTGACAGAAGCACAGCAAGCTCTAGCATTGCAAAAAGCTGGGTCACGCCAAGAAGACATTGAGCAAGCACGGGCTGTGGCTAGACAAAGACAGCAGGCTCTAGCACTACTCAAAGCGGGGTCACGCCAAGAAGATATTAATGCACAGCGTGCCAAAGTGACTTCTGCTCGCGGTTCGCTCAAAAGCATCCAAACTCAAATCAATGACGCTATCATTCGGGCACCTTTTGATGGTGTAGTGACTAAGAAGTTCGCTGACCCTGGCTCTTTTGTGACTCCCACAACTTCCGCCAGTTCAGTTTCCTCTGCCGTTTCTTCTTCAATCTTGTCCTTAGCTTCTACAAATCAAGTTGTGGCAAATGTTGCGGAAGCGAATATTGCCAAAATAAACCTTGGTCAAAAAGTTGTAATTAAGGCAGATGCTTACCCAGGAAAAACCTTTGAGGGTCGGGTGAATCAAATTGCTGCCGAGGCGACAGTAGAGCAAAATGTTACTAGTTTTGAAGTCAAAGTCTCAATTATTTCCGACTCGCAAAACCTGCTGCGGTCTGGGATGAACGTGGAAGCAGAATTTCAAGTCGGTCAATTGAAAAATGCAATTGTAGTGCCTAATGCAGCGGTTGTGCGTCAACAGAATGTGACAGGAGTGTTTGTAGCAGAAGCTGATAACAAACCACCTGTATTCACTCCTATTAAGATTGGTGTCACGGTCAATAACAAAACTGAAGTCCTGTCTGGGTTGAAGGGAAACGAAAAGGTATTGCTGAGCTTTCCACCAGGGTCTAGACCGCAATCAAGACCTCGGGGCGGAATACTTCCTGGTATGCCTGGTGGAAGAAGCAGTTCTCCGGGTAGTACTCCAGGTGGCACTCCAGGTGGCACTCCAGGTGGCGCTCCCTCGGGTGGTGGTGCTCCAGGCGGTGCTCCCCCCTTAAACTAG
- a CDS encoding Spy/CpxP family protein refolding chaperone, giving the protein MTAISLSTTACQDQKVGTQSPEPPGQVQNLGMKEPPVSSDLDLSEEQKTQFKEIQKNTHSQVQSILTQEQKEQLKTATEQGKEPWVAMQGLNLSSDQTEKMRKLMQSQREELSNILTAEQKQKLQQMRQGKPTSDAP; this is encoded by the coding sequence ATGACCGCAATCTCTTTGAGTACTACCGCATGTCAAGACCAAAAGGTTGGGACGCAAAGCCCCGAACCGCCTGGTCAAGTTCAAAATTTAGGGATGAAAGAACCTCCTGTTTCGTCTGATTTAGATTTGAGCGAAGAACAAAAAACCCAATTCAAGGAGATTCAAAAAAATACTCATTCCCAAGTTCAAAGCATTCTCACACAAGAGCAAAAGGAACAATTAAAAACGGCGACAGAACAAGGTAAAGAACCGTGGGTTGCAATGCAAGGTTTGAATCTCTCATCAGATCAGACGGAGAAAATGCGGAAACTCATGCAGTCACAGCGTGAGGAACTTTCAAATATTCTCACGGCAGAACAAAAGCAAAAACTGCAACAAATGCGTCAAGGAAAGCCCACTTCTGACGCTCCTTGA
- a CDS encoding Spy/CpxP family protein refolding chaperone, with protein sequence MMLRRTAVFTALFFCLGSTVAWGVPSRLFKELIAQVSNEQLGFEPGQGTLIQALNLTPEQKKQLDYTFNQNKERIQQSQQELQQTAFELHSLMEGTGTSEQIRQKHSQLQHLQEQLENSHFENMLAMRAVLTPEQRRKLTEVVQKQRINLHNQPAENLEDFNLLQLF encoded by the coding sequence ATGATGTTGCGTCGTACTGCTGTGTTCACAGCTTTGTTCTTCTGTCTCGGTAGTACTGTTGCTTGGGGTGTACCATCTCGCCTTTTTAAGGAATTAATTGCACAAGTATCAAATGAACAATTGGGTTTTGAACCAGGTCAAGGCACACTCATTCAGGCACTCAATCTTACACCAGAACAAAAAAAGCAACTTGACTACACTTTCAATCAGAACAAAGAGCGAATCCAGCAAAGTCAACAAGAACTGCAGCAAACTGCTTTTGAGTTGCACTCACTTATGGAAGGTACAGGAACATCAGAGCAAATTCGTCAAAAACATAGCCAACTTCAACACTTGCAGGAACAGCTTGAAAATAGCCATTTTGAAAATATGTTGGCAATGCGAGCGGTTCTTACTCCAGAGCAGCGCCGTAAATTAACTGAAGTCGTACAGAAGCAGAGGATAAATTTACACAATCAGCCTGCTGAAAATCTAGAAGATTTTAATCTTTTACAACTTTTTTAA
- a CDS encoding TetR/AcrR family transcriptional regulator has translation MARIPKITNQQILEAAREVFLEKGFSGSTLEIAARAGISEASIFKRFSTKEELFFAAMGIPETPVWVTELEPLVGKGNLKENLIQICIQILEFHQEVMPRFMMLRSRGKALPKPESLLESKPIRDVKALTSFLEHEMKQGRLCPCDSKTLALLLIGSLMNYVFFSERMGAQASVANTDQEFVQRLVEILWQGIAPVLD, from the coding sequence ATGGCTCGTATACCCAAAATTACCAATCAGCAAATATTAGAGGCAGCCCGTGAAGTTTTTCTAGAAAAAGGTTTTAGCGGTTCAACTTTAGAGATTGCGGCGCGAGCAGGTATTTCTGAGGCGTCAATTTTTAAGCGCTTCTCAACCAAAGAAGAATTATTCTTCGCAGCGATGGGAATTCCAGAAACGCCTGTATGGGTTACAGAGCTTGAACCTCTTGTTGGCAAGGGCAACCTCAAAGAGAACTTAATTCAAATCTGCATACAGATTCTGGAATTTCACCAGGAGGTCATGCCCCGATTTATGATGCTGCGATCACGAGGGAAAGCTCTCCCGAAACCGGAAAGTCTACTAGAGTCAAAGCCGATCCGAGATGTCAAGGCACTGACTAGTTTTCTAGAGCATGAGATGAAACAAGGTCGGCTTTGCCCTTGCGATTCCAAAACTCTTGCTCTGCTCTTAATAGGATCTCTCATGAATTATGTTTTTTTTTCAGAGCGTATGGGGGCGCAGGCAAGTGTAGCTAATACCGATCAAGAGTTTGTGCAGCGTCTTGTAGAAATTCTTTGGCAGGGAATTGCACCAGTCCTAGATTAA
- a CDS encoding tetratricopeptide repeat protein: MDWITLLRSLQSDFIKRLTSGCLLHCETEGQYSELTVISGERLKTLREFCWQMAEKYKRTSAVRDVFISNLKGKLGEEVVKERLADFVTEVDYEKRFGVGDGKVDFTLTFDSSVGIAVKSRHGNINKVRWSINSEEVQKNAVVVCILIQEEVNEAQPEYHLFLAGFLPTQMIKLKTGKISFGIGQLLYGGGLRCYLEQLESFTDFNSYNQKPPLEKYNPKKETSYQQQKQQFVKRNLYPEQNDYLRFHHGDMNLLYVKLGDECFEKGQYNTAINHYNQALKLNFKDADIYYKRGLAHYQLGDYEGAIADYTQAIRINPYYGKVYNKIGLARYQLGDYEGAIADYTQAIRMNPHDAIAYRNRAEVRYHIGDYQGAIEDYTQANKINPNDDNFYDKSNNSRLNLGVFKQPIDSFPQAIKMSPNDAIGYKNRGNARYDQGDYQGAIEDYTQAIKMNPNDVDAYYNRGNVLYDQGDYQGAIEDYTQAIKMNPNDADAYYNRGNARYHLGDKQGVIDDFHKAADLYRKEGKLEEHKNVRERILDLEIEESLDILNF; encoded by the coding sequence ATGGACTGGATTACCCTACTGCGATCGCTACAATCTGATTTCATCAAAAGGTTAACATCTGGTTGTCTGCTGCATTGTGAAACAGAAGGTCAATATAGCGAATTAACGGTCATCTCTGGAGAGAGGTTAAAAACGCTACGGGAATTTTGTTGGCAGATGGCTGAGAAATATAAGCGGACTTCAGCAGTTCGTGATGTTTTTATCAGTAATTTGAAAGGAAAATTAGGTGAAGAAGTTGTCAAAGAACGGTTAGCTGATTTTGTGACTGAAGTTGATTATGAAAAACGATTCGGCGTTGGCGATGGCAAAGTTGATTTTACGCTGACTTTCGATTCATCGGTTGGCATCGCAGTTAAATCCCGTCACGGCAATATTAATAAAGTCAGATGGTCAATTAATTCGGAAGAAGTTCAAAAAAATGCAGTTGTGGTCTGTATTTTGATTCAAGAGGAAGTCAATGAAGCACAACCAGAATATCACCTTTTCTTGGCTGGCTTTCTTCCAACCCAGATGATAAAGCTGAAAACTGGAAAAATCTCATTCGGGATAGGACAATTACTCTATGGCGGTGGCTTACGGTGTTATCTAGAACAGTTAGAATCTTTTACAGATTTCAATTCTTATAACCAAAAGCCTCCTCTTGAGAAATATAACCCTAAGAAGGAAACCAGCTATCAGCAACAGAAGCAACAGTTTGTCAAAAGAAACTTGTATCCTGAGCAAAATGACTATTTGCGTTTCCATCATGGAGATATGAATCTGCTTTATGTAAAACTGGGTGATGAATGCTTTGAGAAAGGACAGTACAACACTGCAATTAATCACTACAATCAGGCTTTAAAACTTAACTTTAAAGATGCTGATATTTATTACAAACGTGGTTTAGCTCATTATCAATTAGGAGATTACGAGGGTGCAATTGCAGATTACACTCAAGCAATTAGAATAAATCCTTATTATGGCAAGGTTTACAACAAAATTGGTTTGGCTCGTTATCAATTAGGAGATTACGAGGGTGCAATTGCAGATTACACTCAAGCAATCAGAATGAATCCTCATGACGCCATTGCATACAGAAACCGTGCTGAGGTTCGTTATCACATAGGAGATTACCAGGGTGCAATTGAAGATTACACTCAGGCAAATAAGATTAATCCTAATGATGACAATTTTTATGATAAAAGTAACAATTCTCGTCTTAATTTAGGAGTTTTCAAGCAACCAATTGACTCTTTCCCTCAAGCAATTAAGATGAGTCCCAATGATGCTATTGGTTATAAAAATCGTGGCAATGCTCGTTATGACCAAGGAGATTATCAGGGAGCAATTGAGGATTATACTCAAGCAATTAAGATGAATCCCAATGATGTCGATGCTTATTACAACCGTGGTAATGTTCTTTATGACCAAGGAGATTATCAGGGAGCAATTGAGGATTATACTCAGGCAATTAAGATGAATCCCAATGATGCTGATGCTTATTACAACCGTGGGAATGCTCGTTATCACCTAGGAGATAAGCAGGGAGTCATTGATGATTTTCACAAAGCAGCAGACCTTTATCGAAAAGAAGGTAAGCTAGAGGAACATAAAAATGTGCGGGAAAGAATTTTAGATTTAGAAATAGAAGAATCATTAGATATTTTAAATTTCTAA
- a CDS encoding PRC-barrel domain-containing protein — translation MTSEQSIRRSDILNTQVITRDNGKRLGIVSQVWVDVDQREVVALGLRDSLISISGVPRYMYLNSINQIGDVILVDNEDVIDDVEVETYSNLMNWEVITETGEVLGKVRGFKFHGETGKMYSIVIASFGLPQIPDQFLSTYELSVDEIVSTGPNRLIVFEGAEERVTQLTVGLLERLGIGRAPWERDIEEEYSTYTPRTVTPDKQLPSGVPLEQPKPRIVRTPEPVAQEWDEDYYEEERPQRQVMKARQYEAVQYEEDEEEDNWSEATGQDRYQKQPKSDSSSYNSKSYADQYDDYDDDLDRDAWDDEPPKPINIPKKVKERQPEYEEESGY, via the coding sequence ATGACCTCTGAACAAAGTATTAGACGTTCCGATATTTTAAACACCCAGGTAATCACCCGCGATAATGGCAAGCGCTTAGGAATCGTGAGTCAAGTCTGGGTTGATGTAGATCAACGAGAGGTTGTGGCTCTTGGCTTACGAGACAGCCTGATCTCTATTTCTGGAGTGCCACGCTATATGTACCTCAACAGCATCAACCAAATAGGTGATGTCATCCTTGTGGATAACGAGGATGTCATTGACGATGTTGAGGTTGAGACCTACAGCAACCTGATGAACTGGGAGGTGATTACAGAAACTGGTGAAGTCTTAGGCAAAGTACGGGGCTTCAAGTTTCATGGGGAAACAGGTAAGATGTACTCCATTGTCATCGCCTCTTTCGGACTGCCGCAAATTCCCGACCAATTCTTGAGTACTTACGAGCTTTCAGTAGACGAAATTGTGAGCACAGGTCCCAATAGATTAATTGTTTTTGAGGGAGCCGAAGAGCGAGTCACTCAATTAACTGTTGGTTTACTAGAGCGTTTGGGTATTGGCAGAGCACCGTGGGAGCGAGACATTGAAGAAGAATACTCCACCTACACTCCTCGTACAGTGACACCAGACAAGCAACTGCCAAGTGGAGTGCCATTAGAGCAACCTAAGCCGAGAATTGTTCGTACACCTGAACCTGTAGCGCAAGAATGGGATGAAGACTACTACGAAGAAGAACGTCCCCAGCGTCAGGTGATGAAAGCGCGGCAGTATGAGGCTGTTCAATATGAAGAGGACGAGGAAGAAGACAACTGGAGCGAGGCAACAGGTCAAGATAGGTATCAAAAACAACCAAAGTCTGACTCAAGTTCTTACAACAGTAAGTCATACGCTGACCAATACGACGATTACGACGACGATTTAGACCGTGATGCTTGGGATGATGAGCCACCAAAGCCAATTAATATTCCCAAGAAAGTCAAAGAGAGACAGCCAGAGTACGAAGAAGAAAGCGGTTATTGA
- the smc gene encoding chromosome segregation protein SMC, whose amino-acid sequence MVHVKRVELTNFKSFGGTTSVPLLPGFTVISGPNGSGKSNILDSLLFCLGLASSKGMRADRLPDLVNTTQVTKSRSAVEASVTVTLDLSDHQLDDELETLPVISVVEDEEVGEVEEAQKEESAQDKNRKEKIRAKSGSEWSVTRRLRVTPQGTYTSNYYINGISCTLAELHEELDNLRIYPEGYNVVLQGDVTSIISMNARERREIIDELAGVAAFDRKINQAKETLDQVKEKEDSCRIVETELIAQRDRLSQDRAKAEKYQRLRTEYQEKQQWEGVLSWRSLQAQQEKLVTQIQEGDRTSAELTNQLTTLNTEIAQKTAELEELNAHVKALGEEELLAVQSTLATQEAERKQLQRQQKELETAIQETAKRLQQTQEEIQQHQQSLEQLAEQQIVETRHGASLQQQRDEARQALENSREAAAEIASASEAWVQQQTALNRQIETLLQTVEPQRTEQAQLTERNNQLQQQIQEQTQLTQTLEPEIAEKQSQIAHVETLHATSLQQVEQLAETVSATEQELQIQQETQKRLLQEQREKQRQLDKLEAQQAAQQEVQGTQASKVILQSGMPGVCGLVVQLGRVEPRYQLALEIAAGARLGHIVVEDDSIGAAGIELLKQKRAGRATFLPLNKIHAPKFTQDFTLRYANGFVNYAVNLIECDRRYKDVFNYVFGNTVVFASLNQARQHMGMYRIVTLDGELLETSGAMTGGSTNQRSSLRFGTVEAAESEEVSSLKSRLADIERILDRCNEAINTLSPRTKQLTQELTEARQTRREQQLQLEQLQKEIKSLTAQLETTRSQLSQNRERLATVQSRLEVLDRELPEQEQHLQQLRQALAELEQSQTPKEWQQIQATIKIQEQQLQQRDAALREAEQRLKNLENQQQRLQEKIQEGEQRIEEYHQEQINQENQRIALSTQHSTLSSAIAETRAALSQMEQNLGEEKQRRDATEQELRSHTMRQQHLEWELQKLQETQQTRREELAALQTQLQTMVAELPNPLPEVPDKVNLEELQKELRSLAKRLQAMEPVNMLALEQYERTQKRLEELSQKLQTLEAERTELLLRIENFTTLRQRAFKEAFDAVNENFQSIFATLSEGDGYLQLDDPEDPFNSGLNLVAHPKGKPVQRLASMSGGEKSMTALSFIFALQRYRPSPFYAFDEVDMFLDGANVERLAKMIKQQAQQAQFIVVSLRRPMIESAERTIGVTQARGAYTQVLGIKLQSDHTSA is encoded by the coding sequence ATGGTTCATGTAAAGCGCGTAGAACTCACTAACTTCAAATCCTTCGGCGGTACGACCTCTGTCCCCCTACTGCCAGGGTTTACTGTCATTTCTGGACCTAATGGTTCGGGTAAATCCAATATCCTCGACTCGCTGTTGTTTTGCCTTGGACTAGCAAGTTCCAAGGGAATGCGTGCCGATCGCCTACCCGATTTAGTCAACACCACCCAAGTTACTAAATCACGTTCCGCTGTCGAAGCTAGCGTCACTGTCACACTTGATTTGTCAGATCATCAACTAGATGATGAACTAGAAACTTTACCTGTTATTTCCGTTGTTGAGGATGAGGAAGTTGGGGAAGTCGAGGAAGCACAAAAGGAAGAAAGCGCACAGGACAAAAATCGTAAAGAGAAAATCCGCGCCAAATCAGGTAGCGAGTGGAGTGTCACCAGAAGGTTACGAGTGACTCCGCAAGGAACTTATACATCGAATTACTACATTAACGGTATCTCCTGCACTCTCGCCGAGTTGCACGAAGAACTCGATAATCTACGTATTTACCCTGAAGGCTATAATGTCGTGCTGCAAGGGGATGTCACTAGCATTATCTCGATGAATGCCCGTGAAAGACGCGAAATCATTGATGAATTGGCAGGGGTAGCGGCGTTTGACCGCAAAATTAACCAAGCAAAAGAAACGTTAGATCAAGTTAAGGAAAAAGAAGATAGCTGTCGCATTGTCGAGACAGAATTAATCGCACAGCGCGATCGCCTCTCCCAAGATCGCGCCAAAGCGGAAAAATACCAAAGACTCCGCACTGAGTATCAAGAGAAACAACAATGGGAAGGAGTTCTATCGTGGCGTTCGCTGCAAGCACAACAAGAAAAGTTGGTGACGCAAATTCAAGAAGGCGATCGCACCTCCGCTGAACTGACAAATCAACTCACCACCCTAAACACAGAAATCGCCCAAAAAACCGCTGAACTTGAGGAACTCAACGCCCATGTGAAAGCATTGGGAGAAGAAGAACTTTTGGCGGTACAATCTACCCTTGCCACCCAAGAAGCGGAACGCAAGCAGCTTCAGCGTCAGCAAAAAGAACTAGAAACAGCGATACAAGAAACCGCCAAGCGCCTGCAACAAACTCAAGAGGAAATTCAACAGCATCAGCAGTCTCTGGAACAACTGGCAGAACAACAGATTGTAGAGACGCGCCATGGCGCGTCTCTACAACAGCAACGAGATGAGGCGCGACAAGCATTAGAAAATTCGCGGGAAGCCGCAGCAGAAATTGCTTCAGCTTCCGAAGCGTGGGTACAGCAACAAACTGCTCTTAACCGCCAAATTGAAACTTTGCTGCAAACTGTTGAACCCCAACGTACAGAGCAAGCACAACTCACAGAGCGTAACAACCAGCTTCAGCAGCAAATTCAAGAGCAAACGCAGCTAACTCAAACATTAGAACCGGAAATTGCTGAAAAACAATCCCAAATTGCCCATGTAGAGACGTTGCATGCAACGTCTCTACAACAGGTTGAACAGCTAGCCGAAACTGTATCAGCCACAGAACAAGAACTGCAAATCCAGCAGGAAACCCAAAAACGCCTCTTGCAAGAGCAACGGGAAAAGCAACGCCAATTGGACAAACTAGAGGCGCAACAAGCAGCACAACAAGAAGTCCAAGGAACCCAAGCCAGCAAAGTCATTCTACAATCAGGAATGCCTGGTGTCTGTGGCTTGGTTGTACAGTTGGGACGTGTGGAACCCCGCTATCAATTAGCTTTGGAAATTGCTGCTGGGGCACGTTTGGGGCATATTGTTGTGGAAGATGACAGCATAGGAGCCGCAGGAATTGAACTGCTCAAACAAAAACGTGCTGGTCGAGCGACTTTTTTACCGTTGAATAAAATTCACGCTCCCAAATTTACCCAAGATTTTACGCTGCGTTATGCCAACGGCTTTGTCAACTATGCCGTTAACTTGATTGAGTGCGATCGCCGTTATAAGGATGTATTTAACTACGTTTTTGGAAACACAGTGGTTTTTGCAAGTCTGAATCAAGCGCGTCAGCATATGGGAATGTATCGTATTGTCACCTTAGATGGGGAATTGCTAGAAACCAGTGGCGCGATGACTGGTGGTAGCACGAACCAGCGTTCGTCGTTGCGGTTTGGTACGGTGGAAGCTGCGGAGTCTGAGGAAGTCTCTTCTTTGAAAAGTCGGTTGGCTGACATTGAGCGGATTTTAGATCGTTGTAACGAGGCAATCAATACTCTATCTCCCAGGACAAAACAATTAACGCAAGAACTGACGGAAGCACGACAGACGCGGCGAGAACAACAGCTGCAATTGGAACAGTTGCAAAAAGAAATTAAGAGTTTGACGGCGCAGTTGGAAACAACGCGATCGCAGCTTTCCCAAAACAGAGAAAGACTAGCTACCGTTCAATCCCGCTTAGAGGTATTGGATCGGGAATTACCAGAGCAAGAGCAGCATTTGCAACAATTGCGACAAGCTTTAGCTGAGTTGGAACAATCACAAACTCCGAAAGAATGGCAACAAATCCAAGCAACAATCAAAATTCAAGAGCAACAATTGCAACAACGGGATGCAGCATTAAGAGAAGCAGAACAAAGATTGAAGAACTTGGAGAATCAGCAGCAGCGGTTGCAAGAAAAAATTCAAGAAGGGGAACAGCGTATTGAAGAATACCATCAAGAACAAATAAATCAGGAAAATCAACGTATAGCACTCAGCACTCAACACTCAACACTCAGTAGTGCTATCGCTGAGACTCGCGCTGCTTTGAGTCAAATGGAACAAAATTTAGGAGAAGAGAAACAAAGACGCGATGCAACAGAACAAGAATTGCGATCGCACACAATGCGTCAACAACATTTGGAATGGGAACTGCAAAAACTGCAAGAAACCCAGCAGACACGGCGCGAGGAACTGGCTGCATTGCAAACCCAATTGCAAACTATGGTGGCGGAATTACCAAATCCTTTACCCGAAGTGCCAGATAAAGTCAATTTAGAAGAATTACAAAAAGAATTGCGCTCTCTTGCCAAACGCCTGCAAGCAATGGAACCTGTGAATATGCTTGCTTTAGAACAATATGAACGCACGCAAAAACGCCTTGAAGAACTCAGTCAAAAATTGCAGACTTTAGAAGCAGAACGCACCGAATTACTGTTAAGGATTGAGAATTTTACGACTTTGCGGCAACGCGCATTTAAAGAAGCCTTCGATGCTGTCAATGAAAACTTTCAATCAATTTTCGCCACCCTTTCTGAAGGCGACGGCTATCTACAACTCGACGATCCAGAAGATCCATTCAACAGTGGATTAAATTTGGTTGCACATCCCAAAGGCAAACCGGTGCAGCGACTCGCTTCTATGTCTGGGGGAGAAAAATCTATGACTGCTTTGAGCTTTATTTTCGCTTTGCAACGCTATCGTCCGTCGCCATTTTATGCATTTGACGAAGTAGATATGTTTTTAGACGGGGCAAACGTAGAACGATTAGCTAAAATGATTAAACAACAGGCGCAACAAGCACAATTTATCGTTGTCAGCTTGCGTCGCCCGATGATAGAATCAGCCGAACGCACAATTGGTGTGACTCAAGCAAGGGGAGCTTATACCCAAGTTTTGGGTATTAAGTTACAATCTGACCATACGTCTGCTTGA